acacggcttgatcctaatctttaatttcagcatctatattactcaaatctataagaatgaaatcaaaggtgtcaagatgagagagaacaGAGGTatcttcacccatacgaattgtataaagtttctgttttaggtaaagtctattttccaccgtcctcttcatatataaggttttcaatttttcccacatgcTTTTGGCTGTGGATTCTACCGAAACTTCACATAAaatctcatttgagagatttaaaatgatacatgcttttgcctttttgtctatgacagCAAACTCCttgtccgtcattttatccggcttcttctccttttcttgcaatgccaaatctaagccatcatGAATTAGGATagatttcatctttaattgccacattccgaagtttgcacttcgatcaaatttctcaacataagtcttTGTTAAAGTTATATTGGCTACTGAAATAAACCTgattagatctggctctgataccaatttgttaggatcgagaACTCGGGTattgcgaaatttagccaaacaatgttataatgacaaCAAAAAatacaatgcaagttgataacaacgacagttaaagcatataaagtagacaccaatttaacgtggttcagtCAAAGTGTGACCTATGTCCACAAGCAttgaggagcaatttactataacaataagagtacaaaagagagtataaaattagagtaaatactctaattaatcccaaataccctaacagaataacctcacaagatcactctaaagaaagagttcacacaagtgcttcccaacactcgactctcatacaaaacactcttaataaagaaggaaataaagaaacaagaaataaagactcaagtcttgttggtgtgtttaaaatgaactaatggcattttattttataggcaaaaaaagCCTTGGCCTCTTAGTTGTAAAAgaaaagatacaacttgtgcaaatgatatccaccacacaatgcaatatttttttgTCCCAAAAAATATTACCAACAAGATCTACACTTTACAAATATGTTTATGGTTATGTGATATGGACTTCATTAGCCAAAATAATGTTCATATTACACTTATGTATCAAGCCTCACGAAATGGTGGATAATAAACATGATTTGTTAAATATTTGAACGAGACCAAGGTGTTCACTTTTGATAAATTTACAGGATCGATAACTTTCAAAAGTATACTTAAGGGACTATTTTAAATTTACTCCAAACATGAGGGAATATTTTTGTCGTTTTCTCCTTCCATGAATATAACTAACGTGAATATTCCAAAAGCCTCTGCAAATCCTGTCTTTCCCCCCGCGTTCAGCATAAGGGAGAAGAAGATAAAATATAGAGAGGCTCTCCAAAATCTTTTATAGAGCTAATTACCTGTTATCACCTTCAAATTATTAGGAGgattttatatattattattatttattattattctgtcgTTTTCTCCAGCTCACAATACAATTTATCAAGTCCTCTCTCTATTCAGATCTCCTTCTTTCCCTTCGTATCGGTGAACCATGTCGTACGCCTATCTCTTCAAATATATTATCATCGGTGATACCGGTAATTTTCATCtcttgtttttatttttgttcgaTTTGATTCCTTAACTTCCTTTTGTTTTTCAAcgagtttgattttttttaatgattttgCATCTGATTAATAGGTTCTGTGTAATTTGGATATCGGTgatgttaatttaattgtttagcACTAGCTGTAATACAgtatttgtttttaatttttttttaataaatattttgcATCTGATTAGTAGTTTCTCTAATTAACAGGTTTTGTATTATTTTGGTAACCAGTGATGTTAATTTAGTGTTTTTGCACTTCCTGTAAGTGTTTATTCTGGATCTGGAAAAACAATGGAATGTTCCAGTGTAATGGATTCTGTGGCTATTGTGCCTTCTGAAATATGTGAGCAATTGAGTATATGCTGCTATCTAAGTACTGGCATTTTATTCAGTCTTCTATTatttgagctatatttcataaGAATTACTCCCTCCATCCCATTTTGATCATGTGATCCAGTTTGACTGGACACGAAGcttaagaaagaaaacaaaaattttGAAACTTATGGTCCAAAACAAGCCATAAGTATTTGTGTGGCTTTAAATcaatctcattaagggtaaaatggagaGTTtagagttaaattatttttaaatatagaaaaatatcattcttttggggacaaactaaaaaggaaagtgcGTCACAAATTGGAACAAAGAAAGTAGTAGACAGCCAATCATATATTCATGATGTTTCGGCAATCGATCATTTCAGaaggaaagaattttttttttctggcCAAAATTGGTGCTTTATCATCATGATATCAAGGGAAACTAGAGTTTCAACATTTTTGCCTGATTTTATCAATACTAATTGTTTGGTTGTCACTGAGATTTTGGGGACACACGATAGTTTAAGTATGTAACTGACAAAAAGTTGATAGTTAGGGTCTTCGGGGGTTTTTAGGGTATTAACTCTTTTAGTTTTTGTTGTGTCATGTATTAGTGCAACCCTTCCCTCCCCCTCTTTGAAAAATCATTTGATTTTTCAAAGTATTGGATTCTGTCATGTGATGTCCATGCATACATTACTTAAAGTCTTGTGTGAGACATCACTTATAAGGATATAATATTTCTCTGTACAGGAGTTGGAAAATCATGTCTTCTTTTGCAATTTACGGACAAACGGTTTCAACCTGTCCATGACCTGACGATTGGGGTTGAATTCGGGGCTCGAATGATCACAATAGACAACAAACCAATAAAACTACAGATCTGGGACACGGTTAGTGACACAAATTTTCTCTCTTCCTCTGTTTTTTTCTTAGTATTAGAAGGTCCAAATAAATGCCTATAGAAGTCCATAATTCAGTTGGTCAtccttttttttaatcaaaatgcAGCCTAGTCCTCCTAGTTTTTCGTATCTGGATGTGCTTTCACTGAAGTCTGAAAGTATGTTCTAATGAATGTTCTCGTTTCAGGCTGGTCAAGAATCATTCAGATCCATCACAAGGTCATATTACAGAGGTGCTGCTGGGGCATTACTTGTTTATGATATTACAAGGTAGGACAAATCTTTGACACTTTGGATAAGGGAATTTGACACTTTCATAATGCATGTAACTCTAGGTTGCCTGGCATATATTTTCTCTCATATTTTAGAGATGTACTTATTTATATGTAATTTTATTTTGGTTAGAGATTCCTGCATAAGTAACTTATTTCCCAGAAATCTCATTTAAAATTGCCGCATCTCAAATATATTGTAGTATTTAGCTTAACTGGTTGTGGAACATCACATTTTAGTCCTTAACTTgtcattgtgaaaacatatctGATGGTGTTCTGATCATGATATAGCTAATATGTCGTTGACTAAAGAGAGCAATATAAAAGATGCTAAAGATAATAATAAAAGTGCAAAAGATAGTGGATGAGTACTGAACTTGCAGAGCAGCATCTCTGTTGGTCAGTGAGCTAGTGTTACTATAGTTTTAAAGGCTTTTCGGTTCCTAAAATTTGTAATTGACTTAATATTCTTCTCTGTCCAATTGAAAACTTATGTGGAAGTAATGTTACACATCTGTGTTTTGAAGTCTACTTCTGTTCAAGAATGTGAATAGTGAGCAAAACATAGTGTATATGAATCAGGTAGCCCAATTTGCATGTTTATTTGCATTTGCCCAATTATTTTGTTAGTGACAGGTGTTGTATGTTTTCTCCAAACTAAATAGGAGGGAAACATTTAATCACCTTGCTAGTTGGTTAGAAGATGCAAGGCAGCATGCAAATGCAAACATGACCATAATGCTGATAGGAAACAAGTGTGATCTGGCTCATAGAAGGGCTGTAAGCACAGAAGAAGGTGAGCAGTTTGCCAAGGAACATGGCTTGATATTTATGGAGGCCTCTGCTAAAACAGCTCAGAATGTtgaagaggtaagaatttctccTATCTGATACTTCTCTTGAGGTTTTATCTCCACCATGGACATTTTCCCTAATTGGATTTCGATATTGGCTGTTAATCTTGTGCTTCCTTTTCTGCATTATTCAGGCTTTTATCAAAACAGCTTCAACAATCTACAAGAAAATACAGGATGGTGtgtttgatgtctcaaatgaggtATGCCACTGTTGTTATAAAGTAGTTCTGTTCAATATGTTCTGCTTTGGTTATTGAAAGCATATGTTCTTACCTGTTTGAGAAGACGTAACTTTTGctaagatgtatttatatgtaaaAGGCACCTTGGTAAGAGAATCTGGAAAAGTAGGGGGAAAATATGTTTGGCATCCCATTAAGTAGACCACATGATATTTACCAAGTATTCTTAGTTTTCATTATTTAAAGAACATAATGGAAAAAATCCAAGGATTGGTTTTCCTGTAAAGTATGAGAATTTATCCACAACTAATCAGGTGAACTAGCCAACACTGCTCATAAGTCATAAACCAACATCAACACTGGGGGACACCATTCTCCAGATACATGTCTCATCTGGTTCAAGTGCTATGCCAGGCTCAGTGCTATTTACAGCTTCTGTGATCCCTATTCCCTGAAATATCTGTGAAATATACTACGAGATATCCAACTAGTATTAGCTGTTGTAGGAGGTACTGATTAAATTATGTAAGAAAGACATTAACACAAACACTCATAATAGGCTCTTTGATTCGTCCTACTTTTGACTGGTAAAAGTAACATTTATGGGGAGATGTGAATGTTGAAATTCGTACTTGATTGAGAAGTCAATATCCTGTCCATACAACTTTGGAGTGACATCCCATATCAGGAGGGTTAAGAAAGTTAATTTGATGGAAGATGCGAAAGATTACTAGCCAACTGAAGAAGACTGCCTGATGGATTTAATCTGTGTTCTTATACTCTAAGTAGCTGTTAGGATCCAATCAAGGCTTCCAGCAGTTGAGCATATCTTTTTAGTTAGGTCCTTGTTTATCAGTTCGGTACTGATGACAACTAATTATAAAAGAGAAgtttgatattgatgacaactGTTGATGACTGAATTCATTGTTTAGAGAATCAGTAAACAGAGTTTGCCTAAAGTTTGGTAAATGCTTCTGTTCCACAAAGAGTAAATTTTCATTGCATTGTTTTTATATAATTCCCGTGTAATTCTTGGATACTTTTTGCAGTCCAATGGAATAAAATTTGGATATGGAGGCATTCCTGGACCGTCGGGTGGAAGAGATGGAGCTGCTTCTCAAGGAGGGGGTTGTTGCAGTTGAAAGGCGAAAATTATTCTTCAAACTTGATACATGTTCTCATCGTCTATATGCCATCTTCACCGGTCCCTTTatcttatctttcagaggcttcGTTGATTTGTTTCAGTGATGTTATCTGTGCAAAAAATAAGCAAATATGGGACAGTCATCTTTCCACACCCCCCCCCCTCCTGTGTATAATATTTGACATCTATCAAATGTGAATAGAACTTCCCACATCTTGTGTACTTGTGTAAATGAGAAATGTTAAACTCCAGTTGCCCACCCTTCTCTCTCCTGTGCTCCACACCTTGGTGTCAATTTTTGGCTTGTTCAATATCTTAAAACAAGGTATAGGCAACTCTAGTTTTTGCCAGAGTAATTCGGCACAAATAGTAACAACATCTTATATTCGACGTGATTGAGAATGCAGAAAAAGGAAATTACTTTAGAAGTGTATTGTTGTACTATGTAATGAAAATAAACCATTGGCGTATCAGGCCTTTTCATCTACTGTCCAAATTCACCTAAATTAGCTTCTACAATTTCATTTCATTATATAATTTTGATTAAATGGCCAAAAATCAAGACATCAACCTTGCTATGAGCTCCCATTTGATTGACATTCACTGTCGCCTGTGATATATGCCATGGACTTGATTTTGAATTATATTGCATACTGGCACTTTCTTCCAATATTACGTTTATAGTGCCTTTTAGTAGAAATATTCCTATAGCGCATTCTAAGTTAGCGTTTGGACATAGATGATTTgattgaaaattaaaaaaagagtttttgaagttgcgtgagaaaataacttttgaaaattgaagttgtgtttggatatgtattttatttaaagaaaaattaaagttttgtgagtggaagaaaaacttgaaaatttttgattttttttttttttcaaaacatatcatatttcataaacaaacaataactttaaatttttttttgaaaaaatgaagccaaaatctatggccaaacgggagctAAGAAACTCAAACAATGAGTATGGGTTTCAAGAAACTTGCCTACTACGAAGAATGACATGAATCGGTAGGTTTCAACTAAAAACATTTTCATTTGAATTCTTCTATCGACTAAACTCTTTGCATaagtaaactgaaaaatattcTTCTTGCTTATGTGTGCTTTTGGTCGGTGACTGATACAAAGTTATAAGGATCTCGTCGCCAGGAAATTCCAATTCTGGTTTAGTGAATGTTTATCAACACTAGCAACAACAATAACTACGCTTTATAGTGAATCTGGTTAGATCGACTATATAAATCTTCACTAATCATGTTGTTGTTTAGCAATAATAACATATAGAAAGTGTTAATCAGAAGTCCTAGCTTTTTGCTCTTTGCTGAAAAGTTTTGTGTTTAGTGCTGTATATTCTGTTTTTAGTCTATTAATGCTTTTTTATTCGAAATTTCATTCATCTCATAGCACTGAGTTCTTGTTTGATAGAAAAGATTGCAACTGATATATAATTTCAACAGGACTCATTGCTAATACAACAACAAGGGCAACTCattgcactaagctcccgctatgggcggggtccggggaagggccggaccacaagggtctattgtacgcagtcttataCTGCATTTCTGCAAAAATGCCGTTTCCACGACTccaacccgtgacctcctggttacatgtaagtaacaacaacaaacctagtgaaatcccacaagtggcaTCTGAGAaaggtagtatgt
The DNA window shown above is from Nicotiana tomentosiformis chromosome 8, ASM39032v3, whole genome shotgun sequence and carries:
- the LOC104109996 gene encoding ras-related protein RABB1c-like, which translates into the protein MSYAYLFKYIIIGDTGVGKSCLLLQFTDKRFQPVHDLTIGVEFGARMITIDNKPIKLQIWDTAGQESFRSITRSYYRGAAGALLVYDITRRETFNHLASWLEDARQHANANMTIMLIGNKCDLAHRRAVSTEEGEQFAKEHGLIFMEASAKTAQNVEEAFIKTASTIYKKIQDGVFDVSNESNGIKFGYGGIPGPSGGRDGAASQGGGCCS